The following proteins come from a genomic window of Sinorhizobium fredii NGR234:
- a CDS encoding ATP-binding protein, with protein MSLEGHLSDQKSLRAVTGNTANWAELAKDCIAFANAAGGTLKIGIEDGHELPPAEQRVQSDLPDLLRRKLAERTVNVIGLPNIVTAINGGQYIELTVPRSLAVASTTDGRYYLRVADQSKPVTGDDVMRLASERAALPWETQISLQIPRSELDAVKVDAIVTGLRASDRVKSSVKEKTPNELLDHYLLAQGEYLTNLGVLCVGKQFRRAQLITAPVLQFIKFDDHGQKVNKIVWDDHALNPMELVEAVWQEVPDFKESYELPDGLFRQNVPAFDEVVVRELLVNALVHRPYTQRGDIFLNLHPDRLEVVNPGLLPLGVTPQNVLHTTVRRNEHLARLFHDLKLMEREGSGYDKVYEVLLSQGRPAPELVEQHDRVQVTIRRRILKPEIIDFIAKADDTYQLTQRERIALGLLAQHDALTARELAAQIELPSIDALQPWIKRLLEWQLVRSAGRTQATRYFVDPEMLRRHDFIGGTTLKRIEPHRLFALIVEDVGRYPQSKIGDIHKRVGSEIPRSRIRRSVEQLVKDGRLISSGIRSGTRYSIP; from the coding sequence TTGAGTTTGGAAGGTCACCTGTCCGACCAAAAATCGCTCCGGGCTGTGACCGGCAATACCGCAAATTGGGCCGAGTTGGCGAAAGACTGCATTGCCTTTGCCAATGCCGCCGGCGGAACTCTGAAGATCGGAATTGAAGATGGTCACGAGCTGCCCCCTGCAGAACAACGTGTTCAATCTGATCTGCCGGATTTGCTGCGGCGAAAGCTTGCGGAAAGAACCGTGAATGTAATCGGCCTGCCAAACATCGTAACGGCGATCAACGGCGGCCAGTACATTGAGCTTACAGTTCCGAGATCTCTTGCCGTCGCGTCAACGACCGACGGTCGCTACTACCTTCGTGTGGCCGACCAAAGCAAACCGGTCACCGGCGATGATGTCATGCGATTGGCATCCGAACGCGCCGCACTGCCATGGGAAACGCAGATTTCGTTGCAGATCCCTCGATCCGAACTGGACGCGGTAAAGGTCGATGCTATCGTTACGGGACTACGAGCGTCTGATCGCGTCAAGTCCTCGGTGAAGGAAAAGACGCCGAACGAGCTGCTGGACCACTACTTGTTGGCTCAAGGCGAGTATCTCACCAATCTCGGTGTCCTTTGTGTCGGAAAGCAGTTTCGGAGGGCACAGCTGATAACAGCGCCGGTGCTCCAGTTCATCAAGTTCGACGATCATGGGCAGAAGGTCAATAAGATCGTCTGGGATGATCACGCCCTCAACCCTATGGAACTGGTAGAAGCCGTTTGGCAGGAAGTTCCCGACTTCAAAGAGTCCTACGAATTGCCCGATGGTCTCTTCCGGCAGAATGTCCCAGCATTCGACGAAGTTGTAGTTCGCGAATTGCTAGTCAACGCGCTCGTCCATAGGCCCTATACGCAGCGGGGAGACATTTTCCTCAATCTCCATCCGGATCGATTGGAAGTCGTCAATCCCGGGCTGCTCCCTCTAGGAGTTACTCCACAGAACGTGCTTCATACGACGGTACGACGCAATGAACACTTGGCTCGGCTTTTCCACGACCTCAAGCTTATGGAAAGAGAGGGAAGCGGATACGACAAAGTCTATGAGGTGCTACTTTCACAGGGCCGGCCGGCACCGGAACTGGTTGAGCAACATGACCGAGTGCAGGTCACCATTCGCCGTCGCATATTGAAGCCGGAAATCATCGACTTCATCGCCAAGGCTGACGACACATACCAACTCACTCAACGGGAGCGTATTGCGCTTGGCCTTCTCGCCCAACATGATGCGTTGACGGCGCGTGAGCTTGCTGCCCAAATTGAACTTCCTTCGATCGATGCACTTCAGCCCTGGATCAAGCGACTTCTGGAATGGCAACTCGTCAGGAGCGCCGGCCGCACGCAAGCCACGCGTTATTTTGTGGATCCAGAAATGCTCCGGCGTCACGACTTCATCGGAGGGACCACTCTCAAACGTATAGAGCCACACAGGCTTTTCGCGCTCATTGTCGAAGATGTCGGTCGCTACCCACAATCAAAGATCGGCGATATCCATAAGCGAGTTGGCTCTGAGATCCCAAGGTCGCGGATCCGCCGAAGCGTTGAGCAACTGGTGAAAGATGGGCGATTGATATCCAGCGGGATTCGCAGCGGCACGCGTTACAGCATTCCATGA
- a CDS encoding CGNR zinc finger domain-containing protein produces MPRQSLYTELTKVVPMRHEFSEGDLAFRFTSHRLCLDFLSTIGEVGHRDIERIGTPTSYSRWIAASGILDREPLVSVTDVEDAVEFRRILRSFFSDVTAEIRPPANVIRAINDTSRRPIPWMELADDGYTVSRRAVAPAQAALASVARDALLLVSEGLLPRVKQCNDPTCNMFFLDNSRGNNRIWCSTEGRGCGNKAKKRAFRKRHSEPS; encoded by the coding sequence ATGCCACGACAATCGCTATATACGGAACTGACTAAGGTGGTTCCTATGCGACATGAATTTTCCGAAGGCGATCTTGCGTTTCGCTTTACATCCCATCGGCTGTGCCTCGATTTTCTTTCGACGATCGGCGAGGTCGGGCATAGGGATATTGAGCGAATTGGCACTCCCACATCCTATTCCCGGTGGATCGCAGCCTCGGGAATTCTCGATCGCGAACCACTCGTTTCAGTGACGGATGTCGAGGATGCGGTGGAGTTCCGGCGAATATTGCGGAGCTTCTTCTCGGATGTCACTGCCGAGATCAGGCCGCCTGCCAATGTGATCCGCGCGATCAACGATACGTCGCGTCGTCCCATTCCCTGGATGGAACTGGCAGATGACGGATATACTGTCTCGCGCCGCGCCGTTGCTCCGGCTCAGGCCGCGCTCGCCTCCGTCGCGCGCGACGCGCTTCTGCTGGTGTCGGAAGGCCTGCTTCCCCGTGTCAAGCAATGCAACGATCCGACATGCAACATGTTCTTCCTCGACAACAGTCGCGGAAACAACCGGATCTGGTGCTCAACAGAGGGGCGCGGCTGCGGCAACAAGGCCAAGAAGCGAGCGTTCAGGAAGCGTCACTCGGAACCATCTTGA
- a CDS encoding fumarylacetoacetate hydrolase family protein, translating into MRFLAYTQGNQTGVAVLSNGEWRGAADAGTTYAGSIQAWIEQGGEALWLAGDRLSREPIVDLANVDLLPPILRPGKIVCVGLNYADHTEESGYKQPDHPTLFPRFTSSLIAAGEPIVRPFVSETLDFEGELVAVIGRRGRHISKHDALDHVAGYSIFNDASIREFQHRTPQWTLGKNFDGTGSFGPWFVTADELPRGAAGLRIETRLNGEVVQASNTDQLIFDVATLVSTISEAITLEPGDLIVTGTPSGIGHARNPRLYMRAGDVVEVEIQSIGTLRNPVVDEPLQRAAS; encoded by the coding sequence ATGCGCTTTCTAGCCTACACGCAAGGAAATCAGACCGGAGTCGCGGTTTTATCAAACGGGGAATGGCGCGGGGCGGCTGATGCAGGAACTACCTATGCAGGTTCCATTCAGGCCTGGATTGAGCAGGGAGGCGAGGCCCTCTGGCTTGCGGGCGACCGACTTTCGCGTGAACCGATAGTCGATCTCGCCAATGTCGACCTGCTTCCGCCCATCCTCCGACCGGGCAAGATCGTCTGCGTGGGCCTGAATTACGCTGATCATACGGAGGAGAGCGGCTACAAACAGCCCGACCATCCAACCCTGTTTCCCCGGTTCACATCCAGCCTGATTGCGGCGGGAGAACCGATCGTGCGGCCCTTCGTGTCCGAGACCCTCGATTTCGAAGGAGAGTTGGTTGCCGTCATAGGACGCCGCGGCCGGCATATTTCCAAGCATGACGCGCTCGATCACGTCGCCGGCTACTCGATTTTCAACGATGCATCCATTCGCGAATTCCAGCACCGGACCCCTCAGTGGACGCTTGGCAAGAATTTCGACGGGACGGGCTCGTTCGGCCCCTGGTTCGTGACGGCCGATGAATTGCCGCGCGGCGCGGCGGGTCTCCGCATCGAGACGCGCCTCAACGGCGAGGTGGTGCAGGCGTCGAACACCGATCAGCTGATCTTCGATGTCGCGACGCTGGTATCGACCATTTCGGAAGCGATCACCCTCGAGCCCGGCGATCTCATCGTCACGGGAACGCCGTCCGGCATTGGCCATGCGCGTAACCCGCGTCTCTACATGCGGGCCGGCGATGTGGTGGAGGTCGAGATCCAGTCGATCGGAACACTCAGGAATCCTGTTGTCGACGAGCCGCTCCAGCGCGCGGCCAGTTGA
- a CDS encoding GntR family transcriptional regulator, with the protein MLAMDHQKQNNAALVRRTLRQRILRCELQPGERIVINDVCEEFGVSLGAVREALSGLEGEGLLHAYAKRGFQVTGVSLEDMFDLTQARIEVECACLRLSIAQGDLAWESQVVAALYRLNGTPREQRGSDDEMSAAWSEAHANFHVALVAGCRNQTLLGIRQTLFDRAERYRRLSIPVDADHRDVAAEHDALAQAALQRDPENACRLMETHLSRTAMLISEAAGRRLDGGGEEPIKMVPSDAS; encoded by the coding sequence ATGTTGGCTATGGACCATCAGAAGCAAAATAACGCGGCTCTGGTTCGCCGCACGTTGAGACAACGGATTCTTCGCTGCGAGCTGCAGCCAGGCGAACGGATCGTCATTAACGATGTCTGCGAGGAGTTCGGCGTTAGCCTTGGCGCTGTCCGCGAAGCTCTTTCAGGTCTGGAAGGTGAAGGGTTGCTGCATGCATACGCCAAGCGTGGATTTCAGGTAACGGGCGTATCTCTAGAGGATATGTTCGACCTCACGCAGGCGCGGATCGAAGTCGAATGCGCCTGTCTTCGCCTCTCCATCGCGCAGGGCGATCTCGCCTGGGAAAGTCAAGTCGTGGCAGCGCTTTACCGACTGAACGGAACGCCGCGGGAGCAGCGTGGATCCGACGACGAAATGTCGGCGGCATGGAGTGAAGCCCATGCGAACTTCCACGTCGCGCTGGTCGCCGGGTGCCGAAACCAGACCCTGCTCGGTATCCGGCAGACCTTATTCGACCGCGCTGAGCGTTATCGCAGGCTGTCCATACCGGTCGATGCGGATCACCGCGACGTTGCGGCGGAACATGACGCTCTGGCGCAGGCCGCCCTTCAGAGAGATCCGGAAAATGCATGCCGGCTGATGGAAACGCATCTGTCACGCACCGCGATGCTCATCAGCGAGGCCGCCGGCCGGCGGCTGGATGGCGGCGGCGAGGAACCTATCAAGATGGTTCCGAGTGACGCTTCCTGA
- a CDS encoding VOC family protein, with protein MTANRGQIGAEAVNGLLGAHSLDTFSFGVPDLDKAEEFHRAFGLVTRERGGALELRTEGNDHVWARLTEGPKKALSYLSFGIYEEDLERFKRHLKSNGVLETDAPPGLESNGIWLRDFEGTLVELKVAAKSSPDQKSHGVMNSSPAGIAGAPKRSAAGLVMPSRMSHILLFTSDVDRAVDFYTRVLGLGLSDRAGSNIAFLHGRHGSDHHMVAFVRSHAPGIHHTSWDVPSVHHVGLGAMCMADRGFSQGWGVGRHVLGSNYFHYVRDPWGSYAEYSCDMDFIPKNIDWSAADHDDEDAFYVWGPKPPADFGVNHEA; from the coding sequence ATGACCGCAAACAGAGGACAGATCGGCGCAGAGGCGGTGAACGGACTTCTTGGCGCCCATTCGCTCGACACGTTCAGCTTCGGCGTGCCTGATCTGGATAAAGCGGAGGAGTTTCACCGTGCGTTCGGCCTCGTGACGCGAGAACGCGGCGGCGCATTGGAACTGCGGACCGAGGGCAACGACCATGTGTGGGCCAGGCTGACGGAAGGGCCGAAGAAAGCGCTCTCCTATCTTAGCTTCGGCATCTATGAAGAGGATCTGGAGCGCTTCAAGCGCCACTTGAAGTCCAATGGCGTCCTCGAGACCGACGCGCCTCCGGGCCTTGAATCCAACGGTATCTGGCTGAGGGACTTCGAGGGAACGTTGGTCGAGCTGAAGGTCGCAGCCAAAAGCTCGCCGGATCAGAAGTCCCACGGCGTGATGAACTCCTCGCCTGCCGGGATCGCCGGGGCTCCGAAACGTTCCGCCGCCGGGCTCGTGATGCCTTCCCGCATGTCCCACATCCTGCTTTTCACATCCGATGTCGACCGCGCCGTCGATTTCTACACGCGTGTTCTCGGCCTCGGCCTCTCGGATCGGGCCGGCTCCAACATCGCATTCCTGCACGGCCGTCATGGCAGCGACCACCACATGGTCGCCTTCGTGCGGTCGCATGCGCCCGGCATTCACCACACGAGCTGGGACGTGCCGAGCGTCCATCATGTAGGTCTCGGGGCAATGTGCATGGCGGACCGCGGCTTCTCGCAAGGGTGGGGTGTCGGCCGCCACGTGCTTGGGTCGAACTACTTCCACTACGTGCGTGACCCGTGGGGAAGCTATGCCGAGTACTCCTGCGACATGGACTTCATACCGAAAAACATCGACTGGTCGGCCGCAGACCATGACGACGAGGATGCATTTTATGTGTGGGGGCCGAAGCCTCCAGCCGATTTCGGCGTGAATCACGAGGCCTGA
- a CDS encoding SDR family NAD(P)-dependent oxidoreductase: protein MLTGATGGLGRAMAVAFAAAGADVIPVARGGEALETLADELGSAPLAVDLTDPAVISSAMNGIGPVDVLVNNSGTNRPGPFEAVTVQDFDLLVNLNLRGTFFATQSLLPHIRAGGAILNVGSQMGHVGAENRTVYCATKHAIEGFTKALAIELAPRAIRVVSIAPTFIETPMTAPMFADPTFRSQVLTNIPMGRMGRPEDVAAAAVFLASDAAGMITGTSLLIDGGWTAH from the coding sequence GTGCTGACCGGCGCAACCGGCGGCCTCGGGCGCGCGATGGCCGTGGCCTTCGCCGCGGCGGGAGCCGACGTCATTCCCGTCGCACGCGGCGGTGAAGCGCTTGAAACGCTTGCCGATGAACTCGGCTCTGCGCCTCTGGCGGTGGATCTGACCGATCCGGCCGTGATCAGCAGCGCCATGAACGGTATCGGCCCGGTTGACGTGCTGGTCAACAATTCTGGCACGAACCGCCCTGGACCCTTTGAAGCGGTCACAGTGCAGGATTTCGACTTGCTCGTGAACCTCAACTTGCGGGGCACCTTTTTCGCAACCCAGTCGCTGCTGCCGCACATACGTGCCGGGGGAGCGATATTGAACGTCGGGTCGCAGATGGGGCACGTCGGGGCCGAAAACCGGACGGTCTACTGCGCGACGAAGCACGCCATCGAGGGGTTCACGAAAGCACTGGCGATCGAGCTTGCGCCCCGCGCCATCCGGGTCGTGTCGATCGCGCCGACATTCATCGAGACGCCGATGACCGCGCCGATGTTCGCCGATCCGACCTTTCGTTCGCAGGTGCTAACCAACATTCCCATGGGACGCATGGGCCGGCCGGAGGACGTGGCGGCGGCTGCCGTTTTCCTGGCGTCGGACGCCGCCGGCATGATCACCGGCACGAGCCTTCTGATCGACGGCGGCTGGACCGCCCATTGA